TGAGGGCGGTGCCGTATGTGTCAATGGCGAGACCTGCCTTTCCAAAAAGTACGCCGTGCGATCCGGCGACCGTATTTCGGTCGATTTGCCCGAGCCGCATGACCCGACCGACGTGATTCCCGAGGCCATTCCGCTCGACATTCGCTATGAGGACGACTACCTCATCGTGCTCTCCAAGCAACGCGGCCTGGTGTGCCATCCTGCACATGGTCATGTGAGCGGTACGCTCGCGAATGCCCTGGTCTATCACTGTGGTATCGACCATCTGGGCACCGTGCAGGGCGAGGACCGCCCCGGTATCGTGCATCGTTTGGATCGCGATACCTCGGGTCTTATGCTTGCGGCCAAGGACGACGACACCCAGCGCGCGCTCCAAAATCTTATCCGTACGCGCACGCTCGACCGCCGCTACATTACGCTCGTTCACGGTCATATCGCTATGGATGAGGGCACCATCAACACCGGCATTGCCCGTTCTACGCGCGACCGTGTCAAGATGGCGGTTTCGGACGATCCTTTCGCGCGCCAGGCCATTACGACCTTTAAGGTCCTTGAGCGCTTCGATTCCACGCGTTTTGACGACGGCTACACGCTCGTCGAGTGCCATCTGTTTACGGGCCGCACACATCAGATTCGCGTGCATATGCGCCATATCAACCACGCCTGCGTGGGCGATCCACTCTATGGCAAGTGCGATGTACGTGCCGATCAGGGTCTGACCAGGCAGTTCCTTCATTCCTGGCGCGTGGCGTTCGACCATCCCGTGACGGGGGAACGTATCGAGTGCCGCGACGAGCTGCCGTGGGATCTCGCTGCGGTTCTTGACGACCTAGCCCCGCGTTCGCTCGGCCGCACTGCCGCAGGCGACGAAATCGTCCCGCAGCTCGGTCTGCTCGAAGCCTAGCCAGTATTAGGTGGTTTCTTGAACTCGGTTAGCCTGCGGTAAGATATACCGTTGTTTACGTAACACGTTCTCGGGAGCCTGCATGCTCGCCTTTTTACAAACCAACACGCCTATCGTGATTTTCAACCAGATTGTCGTCACGCTGCTCACGGTCTGCTTTCTGTACCAGGTGGTCTTCTTTGTCATTGGCGCTCTTCGTGGCGAGGTCGCGCCTCCCAAGGCAAAAAAACTCCACCGGTATGCCTTCTTCATTGCTGCGCATAACGAGGAGGCCGTGATCGCCAACCTTGTTCGCTCTATCAAGGACCAGGATTATCCGTCCGAGCTCATCGAGGTCTTTGTCGTTGCCGACGCCTGCACCGACAACACCGCGCAGCTCGCGCGCGAGGCCGGTGCCATTGTTTACGAGCGTAATGACCTGGCCCGTAAGGGCAAGAGCTGGGTTATGGACTTTGGTTTCGATCGCATTCTCAACAAGTATCCGGACACGTTTGAGGGCTACTTTATCTTCGACGCCGACAACGTTATCTCCCGCGATTACGTCTCCAAGATGAATGATGCCTTTGACCAGGGCTTTCATGTGGTCACGAGCTACCGCAACTCCAAGAACTTCGGCAGTTCGTGGATTTCGTCTGCCAACGCCACCTGGTATCTGCGCGAGGCCCGCTTCCTCAACAACGCGCGTAATATCTGCAAGACGTCCTGCGCCGTCTCGGGTTCGGGTTACCTTATCTCGGCGAGCGTGATTGAGGGCATGCACGGCTGGCAGTTCCATACACTGACCGAGGACATCCAGTTCACCACGTTCTGCGCCATTCACGGCATTCGCATCGGTTATGCGCCGGCGGAGTTCTTTGACGAGCAGCCCGTGACGTTTAAGGCGTCCTGGAAACAGCGAATGCGTTGGACCAAGGGCTTCTACCAGGTCTTTTTTACCTATGGCAAGCATCTTGTCAAATCGACGTTTCGCTATCATCGCTTTGCCGCCTACGACATGTTTATGACCATCGCTCCGGGCATGCTGCTATCGTTGATCTCGATGCTCGCTAATGCGACGTTCCTCATCGTGGGCGGTCTTTCGCACGGCTTCTTGGCTACCGAGGTCGAGATGCAGGCTTGTGCCGCCTCGCTCATTATGACCTTCGCGATGATGTACCAGACCTTTTTTATCCTGGCGCTACTCACGACCATCTTCGAGTTCAAGCACATTCATTGCGCGCAAAAGTGGCGTCTGGTGACCAACCTGTTTACCTTCCCGATCTTTATGTTCAGCTATATCCCCATCACGGTGGCTGCACTGTTCCTAAAGGTCGACTGGGTCCCGACGCAGCACGCCGTCAACGTTACCCTCGACGAGGTCATGCAGGGGGCCAAATAGCCACCATCAAAACCACCACAAAGGGGACAGGCACCTTTGTGGTGGTTTTTGCTTTTGCGATGCAGCTCGAGGAGGAGTCCGATGGTCTATATCCCGTTTTGGATTTGCATCTTTGCCGGCGCGGCGATTGATGCCCGTGAGCGGCGGTTTCCGAATGCGCTTGCCGGAGCGTGTGCGGTGGCGGCATTAGCAGGCGTTTGGCTCGACAAAGGCGTTAATGCGGCGCTTGACCACGCCGGTCTTGCGGTCATCGTCTACCTTGCCCTTGTGCTCACTGAGTCGTTTTGGCGTCGTGTTCGCCGCGCTCCCGGGATTGGCATGGGGGACGCCAAGGCGCTCTTCGCGCTTTGCACGCTCGACCCTCTGGGCGGCATCGCGGCATTTGCCGTCGCGCTCCTGGCCCTTGCCCTCTCCTGCCTCTTCACAAAATCGCGCTCCCTGCCTTTGCTGCCGTTTTTGGTGCCGATTTTTGCCATAATCGAGGTCGTGGGCTGCACATTGTAACCGATTGCGCATCCTTCTTAAGGAGCATGCCATGGCAACTAATCAAGAAACGGCCGTCATTAAGGCGCGCATGGACCGTATTCCCTCGTCGTTATCGTCCGAACTTGTCGAGCGCATTGTCGCAGATCGTGCTTCGGGCTATGTCAACCCGTACCGTTGCGACGATGACCAGGTCATCCGTCGCGTTGATCGAGCCGCAGACGAGGGCACGCTTATGCGTCCGGCATTTATGCGCGATACCGAAAAGATTCTTCATCTTCCGGCGTACACGCGTTATGCAGGCAAAACGCAGGTCTTTAGCTTCCGTAGCAATGATGATCTGTCGCGCCGCGGTTTGCACGTGCAGCTTGTCTCGCGCATCGCACGCGATATCGGCCGCGCTCTTGGGCTCAACTGCGATCTAATCGAGGCGATTGGCTTAGGCCACGACTTGGGCCACACGCCCTTTGGCCATGCCGGTGAGCGCTTTCTCAACGATATTTACCACGAGCGCACGGGTCGCTACTTTTTTCATAACGTGCAGTCGGTCCGCGTGCTCGATGCGCTGTATGGCCGCAACGTGTCCCTCCAGACGCTCGATGGCGTGCTATGCCACAACGGCGAGTACGAACAGCGTGTTTTTGAGCTTTCGGGCATGGGTTCCTTTGACCAGTTCGACCGAACCGTCGAGGAATGCATTGCCACAGGCTATAGCGCAATTGAGCACCTGCGCCCCATGACGCTCGAGGGCTGCGTGGTTCGCATCTCGGATATCCTTGCCTACGTGGGGCGTGATCGCCAGGATGCCATTGCGGCAGGCTTGCTGTCGCCCGATGCTTTTGACGATGGCCTGGGCGGTGCGTACAACAGCTGGATTCTTACGCATGCCTCCATCGATATCGTTGAGCACAGCTATGGCAAGCCGCGCATCGAGATGAGCGAGGACCTGTTTGAGGAAATCCGCCGCGCTAAGCGCGAGAACTACGAGAAAATCTATAGTAAGGGCGGTATCGAAGGCGACTCCGAAGCGGAGCTGCGCGAGGCGTTCGAAAAGCTCTACGACCGTTGCCTGCAGGATATAAACGAAGGCGACGAGTCCTCCTACATCTTTAAGCACCACATTTCGCGCATTGAGCAGCAGCTTTCCTACTACGACCGTACCTATGCATGGCGGGACGATAAGGACCAAGCCGTGGTGGATTACATTGCGAGCATGACGGATGGCTATTTCTGCGAGCTCACAAGCAAACTTTTCCCTGGTCTGAAGTTTCCGCACCGTACTTATATTAACGAACGGTAGTTCGTATTTATTCGGTATACTATTCGTGGAAAACGATTTTGATTGATGCACGGGATGGCTATGGACGACCTTTTTTCTGCTTCGACGCGCGAGCGTTCCTTTCAGAATGCGCCGCTTGCGGTGCGCATGCGCCCCAACACGCTTGATGAGTACGTGGGCCAGCAAAAGGCCGTCGGTAAGGGCTCATGGCTGCGTGCCGCGATTGAGCACGACGTGCTATCGAGCGTGATTCTGTACGGGCCGGCCGGTACGGGCAAGACGACGCTGGCCCACATTATCGCCAACCATACCAAGAGCGAGTTTGTCGAGGTCAGCGCCGTGACAGGCACCGTGAAGGACTTGCGCCGCGTGATTGACGAGGCCAAGACGCGCCTGAATACCTACGACCGTCGCACCATTCTATTCATCGACGAGATTCATCGCTTTTCGAAGTCGCAACAGGATGCGTTGCTGCATGCGGTTGAGAACCGTACCGTCATTATGATCGGCGCCACGACCGAGAATCCGTACTTTGAGGTCAACTCGGCGTTGCTTTC
The DNA window shown above is from Collinsella aerofaciens and carries:
- a CDS encoding RluA family pseudouridine synthase, translated to MADIHILVADDAAGQRLDAYLGANDGCPTRSACAHLIEGGAVCVNGETCLSKKYAVRSGDRISVDLPEPHDPTDVIPEAIPLDIRYEDDYLIVLSKQRGLVCHPAHGHVSGTLANALVYHCGIDHLGTVQGEDRPGIVHRLDRDTSGLMLAAKDDDTQRALQNLIRTRTLDRRYITLVHGHIAMDEGTINTGIARSTRDRVKMAVSDDPFARQAITTFKVLERFDSTRFDDGYTLVECHLFTGRTHQIRVHMRHINHACVGDPLYGKCDVRADQGLTRQFLHSWRVAFDHPVTGERIECRDELPWDLAAVLDDLAPRSLGRTAAGDEIVPQLGLLEA
- a CDS encoding glycosyltransferase family 2 protein, producing the protein MLAFLQTNTPIVIFNQIVVTLLTVCFLYQVVFFVIGALRGEVAPPKAKKLHRYAFFIAAHNEEAVIANLVRSIKDQDYPSELIEVFVVADACTDNTAQLAREAGAIVYERNDLARKGKSWVMDFGFDRILNKYPDTFEGYFIFDADNVISRDYVSKMNDAFDQGFHVVTSYRNSKNFGSSWISSANATWYLREARFLNNARNICKTSCAVSGSGYLISASVIEGMHGWQFHTLTEDIQFTTFCAIHGIRIGYAPAEFFDEQPVTFKASWKQRMRWTKGFYQVFFTYGKHLVKSTFRYHRFAAYDMFMTIAPGMLLSLISMLANATFLIVGGLSHGFLATEVEMQACAASLIMTFAMMYQTFFILALLTTIFEFKHIHCAQKWRLVTNLFTFPIFMFSYIPITVAALFLKVDWVPTQHAVNVTLDEVMQGAK
- a CDS encoding prepilin peptidase, whose amino-acid sequence is MVYIPFWICIFAGAAIDARERRFPNALAGACAVAALAGVWLDKGVNAALDHAGLAVIVYLALVLTESFWRRVRRAPGIGMGDAKALFALCTLDPLGGIAAFAVALLALALSCLFTKSRSLPLLPFLVPIFAIIEVVGCTL
- a CDS encoding deoxyguanosinetriphosphate triphosphohydrolase family protein; the encoded protein is MATNQETAVIKARMDRIPSSLSSELVERIVADRASGYVNPYRCDDDQVIRRVDRAADEGTLMRPAFMRDTEKILHLPAYTRYAGKTQVFSFRSNDDLSRRGLHVQLVSRIARDIGRALGLNCDLIEAIGLGHDLGHTPFGHAGERFLNDIYHERTGRYFFHNVQSVRVLDALYGRNVSLQTLDGVLCHNGEYEQRVFELSGMGSFDQFDRTVEECIATGYSAIEHLRPMTLEGCVVRISDILAYVGRDRQDAIAAGLLSPDAFDDGLGGAYNSWILTHASIDIVEHSYGKPRIEMSEDLFEEIRRAKRENYEKIYSKGGIEGDSEAELREAFEKLYDRCLQDINEGDESSYIFKHHISRIEQQLSYYDRTYAWRDDKDQAVVDYIASMTDGYFCELTSKLFPGLKFPHRTYINER